The following are encoded in a window of Qipengyuania soli genomic DNA:
- the pgi gene encoding glucose-6-phosphate isomerase, translating into MTTPTELWHKLASLPRPTLGELFSAQRDGGEGADEPAGAARVAMLSGRIELGDGGILFDWSKTHLDRDVVAAFEELAEAMDFGGMRAKLFAGEIVNPTEGRAADHATLRGTGDPAKVEEAAALIDRMGMLVEAIHAGALGEIEHLIHIGIGGSALGPALGVDALSRDLSYCDVHVVSNIDGVALEQAFAACDPAKTLVAVASKTFTTIETMTNAESALKWLRDNGVSDPGGRVIALTAAPEKAVEWGVDETRILPFQESVGGRYSIWSSIGFPIAMAVGMDDFRAMLAGARAIDEHFRDTDGAANLVLRAAFADLYYSRVRGCQTRAVFAYDERLGLFPDYLQQLEMESNGKSVTADMQPVEGPTAPITWGGVGTDAQHAVFQLLHQGTHLIPVDFIASIAPGDDLDAAHHRILLMNCFAQGAALMAGKAGEDPARNYPGDRPSATMLCDDLDAATLGALIAFHEHRTFANAVLMGINPFDQFGVELGKQMAKAIEKGGEQFDASTDALLKAAGLG; encoded by the coding sequence ATGACCACCCCGACCGAGCTCTGGCACAAACTGGCATCCCTGCCGCGCCCGACGCTGGGAGAACTGTTCAGCGCCCAGCGTGACGGCGGCGAGGGCGCCGACGAGCCTGCGGGTGCAGCACGCGTCGCCATGCTCTCCGGCCGGATCGAACTGGGCGACGGAGGCATCCTGTTCGACTGGTCCAAGACTCATCTCGACCGCGATGTCGTTGCCGCCTTCGAGGAACTGGCCGAGGCGATGGATTTCGGCGGAATGCGCGCCAAGCTGTTTGCCGGAGAGATCGTCAATCCGACCGAGGGCCGTGCCGCCGACCATGCGACGCTGCGCGGCACGGGCGATCCTGCCAAGGTCGAGGAAGCCGCGGCCCTGATCGACCGCATGGGCATGCTGGTCGAAGCGATCCATGCGGGCGCACTGGGCGAGATAGAGCACCTGATCCACATCGGCATCGGCGGCAGTGCCCTGGGCCCCGCGCTTGGGGTCGACGCTTTGAGCCGCGACCTCAGCTATTGCGACGTTCATGTCGTCTCGAACATCGACGGCGTCGCGCTGGAGCAGGCGTTCGCCGCCTGCGATCCGGCCAAGACGCTGGTTGCGGTGGCAAGCAAGACCTTCACCACCATCGAGACCATGACCAATGCTGAAAGCGCGCTGAAGTGGCTGCGCGACAATGGGGTTTCGGACCCGGGCGGGCGCGTGATCGCGCTGACCGCCGCACCCGAAAAGGCAGTCGAATGGGGTGTCGATGAAACCCGCATCCTCCCGTTCCAGGAAAGTGTCGGCGGCCGCTATTCGATCTGGTCGAGCATCGGCTTCCCGATCGCAATGGCGGTGGGCATGGACGATTTCCGCGCGATGCTTGCAGGTGCAAGGGCAATCGACGAGCATTTCCGCGATACCGACGGGGCGGCCAACCTCGTCCTGCGCGCGGCATTTGCCGACCTCTATTATTCGCGTGTGCGCGGGTGCCAGACCCGCGCCGTGTTCGCCTATGACGAGCGGCTGGGCCTCTTCCCGGACTACCTCCAGCAGCTCGAGATGGAATCCAATGGCAAGAGCGTTACTGCCGACATGCAGCCGGTCGAAGGTCCGACGGCACCGATCACTTGGGGCGGAGTCGGCACCGATGCGCAGCACGCCGTGTTCCAGCTGCTCCACCAGGGCACCCACCTGATTCCGGTCGACTTCATTGCCAGCATAGCGCCCGGCGACGACCTTGATGCCGCACACCATCGTATCCTGCTGATGAATTGTTTTGCGCAGGGTGCCGCACTGATGGCGGGCAAGGCGGGCGAGGACCCGGCGCGCAACTACCCGGGCGACCGGCCGAGCGCGACAATGCTGTGCGACGACCTCGACGCGGCGACCCTGGGCGCGTTGATTGCCTTCCACGAACACCGCACCTTCGCCAACGCCGTGCTGATGGGCATCAATCCCTTCGACCAGTTCGGCGTCGAACTGGGCAAGCAGATGGCCAAGGCGATCGAGAAGGGCGGGGAGCAGTTCGACGCCAGCACCGACGCTCTGCTCAAGGCAGCTGGTTTGGGTTAG
- the lepB gene encoding signal peptidase I: MTDQVMDTNAVEGGERKEQESWGSFLWFCAKLVLAVLIFRTFLFSFFTIPSESMLPGLQTGDYLIAAKWPYGYNENSLPLGIPGPRDRVFGSLPTRGDVVVFKHPVDGTEYVKRAIGLPGDTIAMRNGVLVINGEMVPKRKIADFLMPVSANTRCHPRGQLMRYPSGNEACRYSRFEETLPGGKKIQVLDFGATIQDDFGPVVVPEGQVFMMGDNRDNSMDSRFPAVPGGGVGLVDQNALVARASVVLFSTDGSAEWLFPWTWFTAARWDRIGHGI; this comes from the coding sequence ATGACAGATCAGGTAATGGATACGAATGCCGTCGAGGGCGGCGAGCGCAAGGAGCAGGAAAGCTGGGGCAGCTTCCTGTGGTTCTGCGCCAAGCTCGTGCTTGCAGTGCTGATTTTCCGCACGTTCCTGTTCAGCTTCTTCACCATTCCCAGCGAGAGCATGTTGCCCGGCCTGCAGACCGGCGACTACCTGATCGCGGCCAAGTGGCCCTATGGCTACAACGAGAATTCGCTGCCTCTGGGGATACCGGGCCCCAGGGACCGCGTATTCGGAAGTCTGCCTACCCGCGGCGATGTGGTGGTGTTCAAGCACCCGGTCGACGGCACCGAATACGTCAAGCGGGCCATCGGCCTTCCCGGCGATACGATCGCGATGCGCAACGGCGTGCTGGTCATCAACGGCGAGATGGTCCCCAAGAGGAAGATCGCCGACTTCCTCATGCCGGTAAGCGCCAACACCCGCTGCCACCCCCGCGGACAGCTGATGCGCTACCCGAGCGGCAACGAAGCCTGCCGCTATTCCCGCTTCGAGGAGACGCTGCCGGGCGGCAAGAAGATCCAGGTGCTCGACTTCGGTGCCACCATCCAGGACGATTTCGGCCCCGTCGTCGTGCCCGAAGGGCAGGTCTTCATGATGGGCGACAACCGCGACAACTCGATGGACAGCCGCTTTCCCGCAGTCCCCGGGGGCGGCGTGGGGCTGGTCGACCAGAACGCGCTGGTCGCACGCGCCAGCGTGGTGTTGTTCTCCACCGATGGCAGCGCCGAATGGTTGTTCCCCTGGACATGGTTCACTGCCGCGCGCTGGGACCGGATTGGGCACGGCATATGA
- the era gene encoding GTPase Era yields the protein MSDSATTRCGVVAVLGAPNAGKSTLVNQLVGQKVAITSAKAQTTRARMMGIALDGDTQMILVDTPGIFAPKRRLDRAMVSAAWEGAEAADAILLLVDPVKQRRHELEPLVEQIAGRPERKILVLNKVDVAKKEPLLALAQELGEKVDFAEVFFVSALTGDGVPEMKAALAAMMPEGPWHYPEDQVSDASERLLATEITREQLYKQLHEELPYDSAVRPEKYIQRKDGSVEIHQQIVVTRDNQRAIVLGKGGSKIKAIGEAARKELSEVLGQKVHLFLHVKTDERWTEDKEMFEEMGLDWVR from the coding sequence GTGAGCGATAGCGCAACCACAAGGTGCGGCGTCGTGGCCGTGCTCGGTGCCCCCAATGCGGGCAAGTCGACGCTGGTGAACCAGCTCGTCGGCCAGAAGGTGGCCATCACCAGTGCCAAGGCGCAGACGACGCGGGCACGGATGATGGGCATTGCGCTCGACGGCGACACGCAGATGATCCTGGTCGACACGCCGGGCATCTTCGCGCCCAAGCGCCGCCTCGACCGCGCCATGGTCAGCGCGGCGTGGGAAGGCGCGGAAGCCGCCGATGCGATCCTGCTGCTGGTCGACCCGGTGAAGCAGCGCCGCCACGAACTAGAACCACTGGTCGAACAGATCGCCGGGCGGCCCGAGCGCAAGATTCTCGTCCTCAACAAGGTCGATGTGGCCAAGAAGGAGCCGCTCCTCGCACTGGCGCAGGAACTGGGCGAAAAAGTCGACTTCGCCGAGGTGTTCTTCGTGTCTGCCCTTACCGGCGACGGCGTGCCCGAGATGAAGGCCGCGCTTGCCGCAATGATGCCCGAGGGTCCCTGGCACTATCCCGAAGACCAGGTCAGCGATGCCAGCGAACGCCTGCTCGCCACCGAGATCACGCGTGAACAACTCTACAAGCAGCTGCACGAGGAACTTCCCTACGACAGCGCGGTGCGGCCGGAGAAATACATCCAGCGCAAGGACGGCAGCGTCGAGATTCACCAGCAGATCGTCGTCACCCGCGACAATCAGCGCGCCATCGTGCTCGGCAAGGGCGGATCGAAGATCAAGGCCATCGGCGAGGCGGCGCGCAAGGAACTGTCCGAAGTACTGGGCCAGAAGGTCCACCTCTTCCTCCATGTGAAGACCGACGAGCGCTGGACCGAGGACAAGGAAATGTTCGAGGAAATGGGCCTCGACTGGGTGCGCTAG
- the topA gene encoding type I DNA topoisomerase, which produces MQLVIVESPAKAKTIEKYLGSDFKVLASYGHVRDLPPKDGSVRPDEDFAMDWELYRDKQSRFKDIADNAKKADRLILATDPDREGEAISWHVRELLQKRKALPDKVERVTFNAITKQAVTDAMKSPRELDQPLIDAYLARRALDYLYGFTLSPVLWRRLPGAKSAGRVQSVALRLIVDREIEIEHFRAEEYWSVIAKLQHDGTEFDARLVKFDGDKLDKMTLGNEGSAMAAKKAVEGSNFTVEEVETKPFKRNPAPPFTTSTLQQEAARKLGFSASHTMRLAQSLYEAGAITYMRTDGVSMDGSAIAACRKAVADRYGGHALPDSPRMYKTKAKNAQEAHEAIRPTDFNRDRAGSGDEGKLYDLIFKRAMASQMAAASLERTTVTFRDPTGRHELRASGQVVKYPGFLAVYQEGRDDPEDDEDGLLPTLAKGDAPLKKGVEANQHFTQPPPRFSEASLVKRLEELGIGRPSTYASTIQTLRDRNYVRMEKNRFFAEESGRLLTAFLERFFERYVAFDFTAGMEEELDTVSDGREDWKALLAEFWKDFKPKTEEVMEKKPSEVTEELDDFLADYLFPERADGKDPRHCPLCEAEGRENGRLALRGGKFGAFVACANYPECKYTRQFAKPGGADGDGGEDAVLGNDPETGLPVERKSGRFGPYVQLGEGKEAKRASIPKDLDDFDLEWALKLLSLPRIVGAHPETGLEIEANIGRYGPYLRHDGKYGKLSGTREVFDVGMNRAVDILAQAANRGGAGGRAKAEPIKTLGAHPTSGGEMKVMPGRYGPYVTDGTTNATIPKDVKPEDLTEAQAIELIDARAAKGPAKKKGRKAPAKKKAAPKKKAAAKKAAS; this is translated from the coding sequence ATGCAACTGGTCATTGTTGAATCGCCCGCCAAGGCGAAAACTATCGAGAAATACCTGGGTTCGGACTTCAAGGTCCTGGCCTCCTACGGGCACGTCCGCGACCTGCCGCCCAAGGACGGCAGCGTTCGTCCGGACGAGGATTTCGCGATGGACTGGGAGCTCTATCGCGACAAGCAGAGCCGCTTCAAGGATATCGCCGACAACGCCAAGAAGGCCGACCGCCTGATCCTTGCTACCGACCCCGATCGCGAGGGCGAAGCGATTTCGTGGCACGTTCGCGAACTGCTGCAGAAGAGGAAGGCACTGCCCGACAAGGTCGAGCGGGTGACCTTCAATGCGATTACCAAGCAGGCGGTGACCGACGCCATGAAGTCGCCGCGCGAGCTCGACCAGCCGCTGATCGACGCCTATCTCGCGCGCCGCGCGCTGGATTATCTCTACGGCTTCACGCTGAGCCCGGTATTGTGGCGCCGCCTGCCCGGGGCCAAGAGCGCAGGCCGCGTCCAGTCGGTCGCCCTGCGCCTGATCGTCGACCGCGAGATCGAGATCGAGCATTTCCGTGCAGAGGAATACTGGTCGGTCATCGCCAAGCTGCAGCACGACGGCACCGAGTTCGACGCGCGCCTCGTCAAGTTCGACGGCGACAAGCTCGACAAGATGACGCTCGGCAACGAAGGCAGCGCCATGGCCGCGAAGAAGGCGGTCGAAGGGTCGAATTTCACGGTCGAGGAGGTCGAGACCAAGCCCTTCAAGCGCAATCCGGCGCCGCCGTTTACCACTTCCACGCTGCAGCAAGAGGCGGCGCGCAAGCTGGGATTCTCGGCCAGCCACACGATGCGCCTGGCGCAGTCGCTCTACGAAGCGGGCGCGATCACCTATATGCGTACCGACGGGGTCAGCATGGACGGCAGCGCTATCGCCGCCTGCCGCAAGGCCGTGGCCGACCGTTACGGCGGCCACGCGCTCCCCGACAGTCCGCGGATGTACAAGACCAAGGCGAAGAACGCGCAGGAAGCGCACGAAGCCATCCGTCCGACCGACTTCAACCGCGACCGCGCAGGATCGGGTGACGAGGGCAAGCTCTACGATCTCATCTTCAAGCGCGCGATGGCGAGCCAGATGGCCGCCGCCAGCCTCGAGCGGACGACCGTTACGTTTCGCGATCCGACCGGCCGCCACGAGCTGCGCGCCAGCGGCCAGGTGGTGAAATATCCCGGCTTCCTGGCCGTCTATCAGGAAGGTCGCGACGACCCCGAGGACGACGAGGACGGTCTGCTACCCACGCTCGCCAAGGGCGATGCGCCGCTCAAGAAGGGCGTCGAGGCCAACCAGCACTTCACCCAGCCGCCGCCGCGTTTCTCCGAAGCCAGCCTCGTCAAGCGGCTGGAGGAACTCGGCATCGGCCGTCCCTCGACCTATGCCAGCACGATCCAGACGCTGCGCGACCGCAATTATGTCCGGATGGAGAAGAACCGCTTCTTCGCCGAGGAAAGCGGGCGCTTGCTGACGGCTTTCCTCGAGCGATTCTTCGAGCGCTACGTCGCCTTCGATTTCACCGCCGGGATGGAGGAGGAACTCGACACCGTTTCCGACGGGCGCGAGGATTGGAAGGCGCTGCTCGCCGAGTTCTGGAAGGACTTCAAGCCCAAGACCGAAGAGGTGATGGAGAAGAAGCCTTCGGAAGTGACCGAGGAGCTCGACGACTTCCTCGCCGACTACCTCTTCCCCGAACGTGCCGACGGCAAGGATCCGCGCCACTGCCCACTGTGCGAGGCCGAAGGCCGCGAAAACGGCAGGCTGGCCCTGCGTGGCGGCAAGTTTGGCGCCTTCGTCGCATGTGCCAATTATCCCGAGTGCAAGTACACCCGCCAGTTCGCCAAGCCTGGCGGCGCGGATGGTGACGGGGGCGAGGACGCGGTGCTCGGCAACGATCCCGAGACCGGCCTGCCGGTCGAGCGCAAGAGCGGCCGCTTCGGTCCCTATGTGCAGCTGGGCGAGGGCAAGGAGGCCAAGCGCGCGAGCATTCCTAAGGACCTCGACGACTTCGATCTGGAATGGGCGCTGAAGCTGTTGAGCCTGCCGCGCATCGTCGGGGCGCATCCCGAAACGGGTCTGGAAATCGAAGCGAATATAGGACGTTACGGTCCCTATCTGCGCCATGACGGAAAGTACGGCAAGCTGTCGGGCACGCGCGAAGTGTTCGATGTCGGCATGAACCGTGCGGTCGATATTCTCGCCCAGGCCGCTAATCGCGGCGGGGCAGGTGGACGCGCCAAGGCCGAGCCGATCAAGACTCTCGGCGCGCACCCGACCAGCGGCGGCGAGATGAAGGTCATGCCGGGCCGCTACGGCCCCTATGTCACCGACGGCACGACCAACGCGACAATCCCCAAGGACGTGAAGCCCGAGGACCTGACCGAAGCGCAGGCGATCGAACTGATCGACGCCCGCGCCGCCAAGGGGCCCGCCAAGAAGAAAGGCCGCAAGGCTCCGGCCAAGAAGAAGGCGGCACCGAAGAAAAAGGCTGCCGCGAAGAAGGCTGCCAGCTGA
- the rnc gene encoding ribonuclease III produces MSDDTRAWLEATGFTVRDEEMWLAALTHGSMGEKRDYERLEFLGDRVLGLSIANWLYRQSTAPEGKLAQRLNAIVSREMCAEVARGIGLPAHIRISKQAHADGGRNSDNILGDVVESLLGAQYLDNGFEASREVVELLFRPALESGAGKAKHPKSALQEWAAGNQRKPPEYEIIERSGPDHAMTFTVRVRVHRVGEAEGTASSKGEAEKAAAKEFMEKYG; encoded by the coding sequence ATGTCCGACGATACCCGCGCATGGCTTGAAGCGACCGGCTTCACCGTGCGTGACGAGGAAATGTGGCTCGCCGCGCTGACCCACGGCAGCATGGGCGAAAAGCGCGATTACGAGCGGCTGGAGTTCCTCGGCGATCGTGTTCTCGGCCTCTCGATCGCCAACTGGCTCTATCGCCAGAGCACCGCGCCCGAGGGCAAGCTCGCACAGCGCCTCAATGCCATCGTCAGCCGCGAGATGTGCGCCGAAGTCGCCCGCGGCATCGGCCTGCCGGCACATATCCGCATCTCGAAGCAGGCCCACGCCGATGGCGGCCGCAACAGTGACAACATCCTGGGCGACGTTGTCGAAAGCCTGCTCGGCGCGCAGTATCTCGACAACGGTTTCGAAGCCTCCCGCGAAGTCGTCGAACTGCTGTTCCGCCCCGCACTCGAAAGCGGAGCGGGCAAGGCCAAGCATCCCAAGAGCGCGCTGCAGGAATGGGCCGCGGGTAACCAGCGCAAGCCGCCCGAATACGAGATCATCGAACGTTCGGGCCCCGACCACGCGATGACCTTCACGGTGCGCGTACGCGTTCACCGCGTCGGCGAGGCGGAAGGGACTGCAAGCAGCAAGGGCGAAGCCGAGAAGGCCGCAGCCAAGGAATTCATGGAGAAATACGGGTGA
- a CDS encoding MgtC/SapB family protein: MGGASISLGPTSLTLGAAFAVGLLIGIERGWKLRSAADGSRVAGIRTFTLLGLGSGVAGLLQSLGYSLVAGLIVAGLAGVTALGYWRDMQSSGRADATTAVAAMVTIVLGFLAGIGQPALAVAGAAVATFVLALRSETHRLIHLLDEEDIKALARYAVIAAAVYPFLPNGRFGPYDAWDPHALWLVVIVVTGFSFAGYAANRMFGAKRGTIATAIIGGAYSSTAVTYSFSQKLGAGEGGGAENAGIALATAVMYLRVIVLVAILATSLLVPFVIIVAPALVTGFAVSWWLYRRAPHSTGAAPPGNPIALLPAFTFVAFVAVAAVVARWAEGTFGEQGIAVLLLVMGTMDVDAAIITAGGLEPGTIAPHLAALAIGGTILANMTVKLGTTLVYGKGAARPAALALGASMVALAASLIVGYLRL, encoded by the coding sequence ATGGGAGGGGCCTCTATTAGCCTCGGCCCCACGTCCCTGACGCTCGGCGCGGCATTTGCCGTCGGCCTGCTGATTGGCATCGAGCGCGGCTGGAAGTTGCGTTCAGCTGCCGACGGGTCGCGAGTTGCCGGAATCAGGACCTTTACACTGCTCGGACTCGGTTCAGGCGTGGCAGGCCTGCTGCAGTCACTTGGCTACTCGCTCGTTGCCGGTTTGATCGTCGCCGGCCTCGCTGGCGTTACAGCCCTCGGATACTGGCGCGATATGCAGTCCAGCGGACGCGCAGATGCTACCACCGCCGTCGCGGCCATGGTGACGATCGTTCTCGGTTTTCTCGCAGGTATTGGCCAGCCGGCTCTTGCAGTAGCGGGCGCGGCAGTGGCGACTTTCGTCCTGGCGCTGCGGAGCGAGACGCATCGGCTGATCCACCTGCTCGACGAGGAGGACATCAAGGCGCTCGCTCGCTACGCCGTGATCGCGGCGGCGGTCTATCCCTTCCTGCCCAACGGACGTTTCGGCCCCTATGACGCCTGGGATCCACACGCGCTGTGGCTGGTGGTGATCGTCGTCACCGGCTTCTCCTTCGCCGGATACGCCGCCAACCGGATGTTCGGGGCGAAGCGCGGGACCATCGCGACTGCCATCATCGGCGGGGCCTACAGCTCGACTGCGGTGACTTATTCCTTCTCCCAAAAGCTTGGCGCAGGAGAAGGCGGCGGGGCGGAAAATGCCGGTATCGCGCTGGCCACGGCGGTGATGTACCTGCGGGTGATAGTGCTGGTCGCGATCCTCGCGACGAGCCTGCTCGTGCCCTTCGTGATCATCGTGGCTCCGGCACTTGTGACGGGTTTCGCTGTCAGTTGGTGGCTCTATCGCCGGGCGCCGCACAGCACCGGCGCGGCCCCGCCGGGCAACCCGATAGCCCTGCTTCCCGCCTTCACATTCGTCGCCTTCGTCGCGGTCGCTGCCGTCGTCGCGCGCTGGGCCGAGGGGACCTTCGGCGAACAGGGCATAGCGGTCCTGCTGCTGGTCATGGGAACGATGGATGTCGATGCCGCCATCATCACCGCCGGAGGGCTGGAACCCGGGACCATCGCCCCTCACCTCGCCGCGCTGGCAATCGGCGGGACTATCCTTGCCAACATGACCGTGAAGCTCGGTACCACCCTCGTCTATGGCAAGGGTGCCGCGCGACCCGCAGCACTGGCGCTCGGAGCGAGCATGGTGGCGCTGGCGGCGAGCCTGATCGTGGGCTATCTCCGCCTTTAG